One Rhododendron vialii isolate Sample 1 chromosome 2a, ASM3025357v1 genomic region harbors:
- the LOC131317409 gene encoding uncharacterized protein LOC131317409 → MACAPYKALLEQLAAQGHLDQYIDQTKTPTRQPAENPNPNEPRPTIHVIHGPMTKESETSLHADLDRASTSKQVLAVGPGSKRPCLEELPKWTITFTERDLEHVQTPHSDALIVTVQIGVHDVKRVLIDQGSSAVVMYYDLFKKIDLPESTLQPA, encoded by the coding sequence ATGGCATGCGCCCCGTACAAGGCACTGTTGGAGCAATTGGCGGCCCAAGGCCACCTCGACCAGTACATTGATCAAACCAAAACACCCACCCGTCAACCTGCCGAAAATCCTAACCCAAATGAGCCACGGCCGACGATACACGTTATCCACGGCCCAATGACAAAGGAATCTGAAACAAGCCTGCATGCTGATCTCGATCGTGCATCCACTTCTAAGCAGGTACTCGCTgtaggacctggatccaaacgtccatGTCTAGAAGAATTGCCTAAGTGGACAATAACCTTCACCGAGCGCGACCTCGAGCATGTGCAAACCCCACACTCTGACGCCCTCATTGTAACTGTCCAAATTGGAGTCCACGACGTCAAGCGCGTCCTCATCGATCAGGGAAGCTCAGCAGTGGTCATGTACTAtgacttgttcaaaaaaattgatctaCCAGAATCGACATTGCAACCCGCCTAA
- the LOC131317408 gene encoding uncharacterized protein LOC131317408, producing the protein MQAIASTYHQVVRFIGTNGRQEDLRGDQVASKKCYVLAVHNSTKAKQVQWVKIPDMTIINIGENAEDKAQEDLVQMPINEDESHFFLLSSSISGAKHEEMFQYLKKNMEVFAWIPNEMPGVDPNFISHSLNIKKDTKPVIQKSRRSAAEHADAVMEEVKRLVPTPQDDQLVDATASHAGLSFLDAYRGYHQIAMDPNDMEKIAFITPYGIFCYRAMPFGLKNSGATFNRSIFKMLQAQIGHTVEAYIDDLVVKSQKESNHLQDLAKVFEILKLHKLRRLNPEKCKSRRSFEWTPNCDSALTELKEYLSSALLLVKPKEYKTLYLYFAVSTHAVSSALVRRFGTDDLPIYFTSKTLLPAQTRYLPLEKLALTLVSAARKFLPYFQSHTITILTEHSLKSLFGKADLSNRVFKWAVELANFDIRFEPRMVIKGQILADFIAELTPEDIEILNTTTPQPVTESTKAPMPWLLFQGDICSLSIDFPATNNEVEYEALLAGLHSAIAMKVSDLVVYCDSQLIVNQINREHNAHTDALVGLALAFEFRTINFGSIDHPSFDTTPEVLNVELGPSRMDKIVAFLKHDTFPTDKKEAYRIRNKAAYYWLLKSGQLYKKSISGPYLFVVHPTQAPTILTELHSGSCGCHSDGRLLCQRAISQGYFWKNMKKDCKEVVEPLATITEADVRRFIWRNIVTRFGVPYAIVSDNGSQLVDKDLTSLCAKFGIRFFNSTPAYPQGNG; encoded by the exons ATGCAGGCCATTGCTTCCACTTATCATCAGGTCGTCCGATTCATTGGCACAAATGGAAGGCAAGAAGATCTACGCGGTGATCAAGTCGCCTCCAAAAAGTGTTACGTTTTAGCTgtccacaattccaccaaagcCAAGCAAGTTCAATGGGTCAAAATCCCAGACATGACAATTATTAACATCGGTGAAAATGCTGAGGACAAAGCACAAGAGGACCTCGTCCAGATGCCCATCAACGAGGATGAATCCCATTTCTTCTTACTCAGCTCCTCCATCAGTGGTGCCAAACAtgaagaaatgttccaatacctcaagaaaaacatGGAAGTTTTTGCTTGGATCCCCAACGAGATGCCAGGGGTCGACCCCAATTTTATTAGTCACTCTCTCAACATCAAAAAAGACACCAAGCCTGTCATCCAGAAGTCACGGCGTTCCGCAGCTgaacacgccgacgccgtcATGGAAGAAGTCAAAC gattggttcccactcccCAAGATGATCAACTTGTGGATGCAACAGCAAGCCATGCTGGGTTAAGCTTCCTAGACGCCTatcgtggctaccaccaaatagCCATGGACCCGAATGACATGGAAAAAATTGCTTTTATCacaccatatggcatcttttgctatcgcgccatgccctttgggctcaaGAACTCGGGTGCAACATTCAACCGATCCATATTCAAGATGCTGCAGGCACAAATTGGCCACACTGTGGAAGCTTACATCGACGACCTTGTTGTCAAGAGccagaaggaatccaaccacctccAAGATTTGGCAAAAGTCTTTGAAATCCTTAAACTACACAAGCTCCGCCGCCTAAACCCTGAAAAGT GCAAGAGTCGACGCAGTTTTGAATGGACTCCGAATTGTGACTCCGCCTTGACCGAACTTAAAGAATACTTAAGCTCGGCCCTTCTACTGGTGAAACCAAAGGAGTACAAGACCTTGTATCTGTACTTTGCCGTCTCCACCCACGCAGTCAGTTCAGCATTAGTACGGCGATTTGGCACAGACGACTTGCccatctacttcacaagcaaaACACTCCTCCCAGCGCAAACACGATATCTACCACTTGAGAAATTGGCACTCACTCTCGTCTCGGCAGCCAGGAAATTCCTTCCTTACTTCCAATCCCACACCATAACTATCTTAACAGAGCACTCTCTAAAAAGCCTCTTCGGGAAGGCTGATCTCTCCAATAGGGTCTTCAAATGGGCAGTTGAATTAGCAAACTTCGACATCCGTTTTGAGCCACGAATGGTGATCAAGGGTCAAATTCTCGCTGACTTCATCGCAGAATTAACACCGGAGGACATAGAAATTCTCAACACTACCACTCCTCAACCTGTCACCGAATCAACTAAAGCACCAATGCCTTGGCTACTTTTTCAAGGCGACATCTG TTCTCTAAGCATTGACTTCCCCGCAACCAATAATGAAGTtgaatatgaagccctccttGCTGGCTTACACTCCGCAATTGCGATGAAAGTCTCCGATCTCGTTGTTTAttgtgactcccaactcatagttaaccaa atCAATCGCGAACACAATGCGCACACAGACGCACTCGTTGGCCTTGCCTTAGCCTTCGAATTCAGGACTATCAACTTTGGCAGCATTGACCACCCAAGCTTCGACACCACTCCGGAAGTACTCAATGTTGAACTCGGTCCAAGCCGGATGGACAAGATTGTGGCATTCCTCAAACATGATACTTTTCCAacagacaagaaggaagcttatcGCATCAGAAacaaggccgcttactactggctatTGAAAAGTGGCCAACTCTACAAGAAATCTATCTCGGGCCCTTATCTCTTCGTCGTCCACCCAACCCAAGCTCCCACGATTCTTACCGAGCTTCACTCAGGTAGCTGTGGCTGCCACTCCGACGGTCGTTTGCTCTGCCAACGTGCAATAAGCCAAGGTtatttttggaagaacatgaagaaagactgcaaAGAAGTC GTTGAACCTCTTGCAACAATCACTGAAGCCGATGTCAGAAGATTCATCTGGAGAAACATCGTCACCAGATTCGGCGTCCCTTATGCCATCGTCTCAGACAACGGAAGCCAATTGGTCGACAAAGACCTAACCAGCCTCTGCGCCAAATTTGGGATtcgcttcttcaactccactCCAGCATACCCCCAAGGGAATGGCTAG
- the LOC131317407 gene encoding uncharacterized protein LOC131317407, which produces MAERENGKFPSQPIPNPKGKFALSNPSNSTYKREQVQSIVTLRSRKQVDNQVSMPIEKSLGESEKEERQSSPTKDQESSSPRPPKEPQLRSFILKAPYPERLVAPKKDVDHGDILEVFKQVRINVPFLDAIRQVPSYAKFLKDLVSIKRKASTPKEVILTEQVSSIIQHKVPVKYKDPRCPTILCTIGLGELKPTSVRLQLADGSLKILKGVIEDMLIKVDKFYFPVDLIVLDTQPVQNSRGHIPVILGRPFLATSNAQINCRNGVMKMSFGNMIVDLNSFDIDKRSPCEDEVNAVYMIDSHDKEHLTQSSYEDPFEACLSHFNDNNEDSMIESVNIFLESFIDISRRNSCFVEPPSKETTPILWDEQESNFEIKPLPPDPSVEIVGPTEIMSTVVTPNNDQIEEEKIVDENDQCSKEFECDVVIRAEPVLSSYRILLEALFCKQTFPWCHIVQSYRAYQVYPILSHFYVTVYFVSFCIHDIEDTVTFRFGGGFTYYLCNDERHLPGSYHLCLDSD; this is translated from the exons atggcagagagagagaatggaaagtTTCCCAGTCAACCGATACCTAACCCAAAAGGAAAATTTGCTCTTAGCAACCCATCTAACTCTACCTATAAGCGTGAGCAGGTTCAATCCATTGTAACCCTTAGGTCAAGAAAACAGGTTGACAACCAAGTAAGTATGCCAATAGAGAAGAGTTTAGGGGAGtcagagaaagaagaaaggcaGAGTAGTCCCACCAAAGATCAGGAATCTAGTTCTCCTCGACCTCCAAAAGAACCCCAACTTAGGAGTTTCATCCTTAAAGCTCCATATCCTGAACGACTAGTAGCCCCTAAGAAAGATGTAGACCATGGAGATATTCTAGAGGTATTTAAGCAAGTGAGAATCAATGTTCCATTCCTAGATGCTATTCGACAAGTGCCTTCATATGCCAAATTTCTAAAAGACCTAGTCTCCATAAAAAGGAAGGCTAGCACCCCTAAGGAAGTAATATTGACCGAACAAGTTAGCTCCATTATCCAACACAAAGTACCTGTCAAGTATAAGGATCCGAGGTGTCCTACAATTTTGTGCACAATAG GTTTGGGGGAGTTAAAACCCACTTCAGTAAGGCTTCAATTGGCTGATGGATCCCTTAAAATTCTTAAAGGCGTTATTGAGGATATGTTAATAAAAGTTGACAAATTCTATTTTCCAGTGGACTTAATAGTCTTAGACACTCAACCTGTCCAAAACTCAAGGGGGCACATTCCTGTCATATTAGGCCGTCCTTTTTTGGCCACGTCTAATGCTCAAATTAACTGTAGGAATGGTGTGATGAAGATGTCATTTGGTAACATGATTGTCGACCTTAATAGTTTTGATATTGACAAACGGTCACCATGTGAGGATGAGGTGAATGCAGTTTACATGATAGATAGTCATGATAAAGAACACCTTACTCAATCAAGCTATGAGGATCCTTTTGAAGCTTGTTTATCTCACTTTAATGACAATAATGAAGACTCTATGATTGAATCTGTCAACATTTTTTTAGAGTCTTTCATAGATATTAGTAGGCGGAACTCGTGCTTTGTAGAGCCACCATCTAAAGAAACTACCCCAATTTTGTGGGATGAACAAGAGtccaattttgagataaaaCCATTGCCACCCGATCCTAGTGTTGAAATTGTGGGACCAACAGAAATTATGTCAACCGTCGTTACCCCAAATAATGATCAAATTGAAGAGGAAAAGATAGTTGACGAGAATGACCAATGCAGTAAAGAATTTGAGTGTGATGTTGTCATCAGAGCAGAACCCGTACTTTCTAGTTATAGAATTTTGTTAGAGGCACTTTTCTGCAAGCAAACATTTCCCTG GTGTCACATAGTTCAGTCTTATCGCGCTTATCAGGTGTATCCTATCCTTTCTCACTTTTATGTTACAGTCTATTTTGTAAGCTTTTGCATTCATGACATTGAGGACACTGTCACATTTAGGTTTGGGGGAGGGTTCACCTATTATTTAT GCAATGATGAGAGGCACCTACCTGGTTCGTATCACCTATGTTTGGATAGCGATTGA